CTGTCTGCGGCTTTCAGTTGAAGAACTGCCTTTACCGGGTAGCTTATTGCACCTTTAAAGCTGTACCTCCCATTGTTGATCAGGGTGCTGTCTGTAAACTGTTTTCCATTCTGTTTATATTTCAGATAGATCAGGTTGCTGAACGCGCGTTTACTGTCTGCTACCTTTCCTTCAATGGTAAAGGCATGGGTTTTTGATTGCGACATACCTGCTACAGGCAGAAGCATTAACATTAATAGAATATTTTTCATGGCTATCTTTTTTCTTTGTAGAACATGCTGGTGATCCGGCCGAAGCCTCCATAAACTTTGGTAGCTGTGCCCAATGAGCCTGTACCTGATACGTCGAATTCATTTACCTTTCCTTCTATGCCGTTATAAGTGGCAATGTAGATTTTATCCAATGTTCGCAAAGCCATATAAAAGTTCTCATACTCCGAGATCCTGCTTACTGCAAATTTCATATCTGTAATCTGCTCCGATGCGGGGAAAGAATGAATCAGCCTTGTCCTGTTGGATTTGTAGTCATAAGAATAAATTTTGTTCTGACTTGCAAAATAAATGTTTGGTAGTTGTGTAGACCCGGCAAAGATGGAAGCTGTTTTCATCTCAGGTGCATCAGTGATGACTTTATAGTCAGCTGCGGCTTTTTGAGTGGCTATCGGATACAATTGATAGAAATATAATTCTCCTGTATCATCTTTCATCAGCCAGTTGTAATACAGGTAATCGTTAGAGTAACCGGCATAAAAACATTTTTTCTTTACATTGTTGGGATCAAAAGCACCCGGAGCAGACATGTCTTTGCTATAAGTATTATACTCTCCGATTGCATATCCAGAATACCATAGAAAACGTCCGTTCTTTTGATCATAGCTGATCAGGCTGGTTTCAACGGGCACAGTGACTCTTCTTCCCCCATCGGTGGACGTAATAATAAAAGGAGCTAGTTCGTAATCTCCCAGAAGTGCTCCTTCAAAGATGGGCGTTTCTTCTGTCGGGAAACCAAATTGCATCTTGCCGTTAACAATTGCATAAATTGAATTGCTTCTGGAGCTTTGCTGGATGGTCTGCAGTCTTATATTTCCTGAAGGAGGAATGGCCATAAACTCAGAAAAGGGCTTGTTGATTTGATAGGTCTCAGGATTTAATTCTATCGGATTTCTGCTGTCTGATGTTAAAAAGATATTGATGGGCTTTTGAACCGCTAGTCCGCCGTCGAAATAGAATCCATCCAGCTGTCCGATGGGTTTTGGAATAAATTGACCTCCGTTGGCGCTACTAAACAGATTTCTGTAAATAGTGCCATTAAATGCAATCTGGCTAATGTCTCCACCTTGTGCTTTCTCTTCCAGGACCAGAATACCACTACTGAATCTGGAGTTCACCATCAGACGGGCTGTTTTAGTCGTGCCGATCCCCGTATTTTCATCTGTAGCTGTGAATACAAGGGTATAATTCCCTATTGGAACCTGGATTGATTTATTCAGATTTTTTTCTGCGGATAATTCTACTGCCGGGTCATAATTGTCAGAATAAACATACCAGCGGTATTTGTATTTACCATTTTGTACATTTTCCTGTTTTATGTCAGTATTGATGCGAAGGGTATCGTTGAGCAACACTTCATAGGTCTTACTGGTATCTAACCCTGTAACTGCAATTTCATTGATTGGGCGTAGGTCGTAATTTCCTTTGTCTTTGGCACAGGAGGCAAACAAAGCCGCAAGGATAATCAGGACAAAAATTAAGTTGATCTTATTTTTCATGGGTGGTTATAGTTTAGGAAATGTGACCTGATTACCATTTTCATCAAGCATAGGCCCGTTTTTCACTTCATATTCATAGAGTGCAGTGACCATTTTGGAATAGTAAATATCCATCTGACTTGAAGTAGGTGCATTTTCTCCATATCTTGCATAGGGAGGCCATACACTACGGCCCGTTACATCGATGATAAACTTGAATTTCACGGCACTATAAGCCCCAAAGAAATACTTGAACCAACTTCCCGAAAGGTCCCAGGTATCAGGTTTCAGGATCTGATCACTTAATTTGATCAGGAAAACATTGGTGTAAATATTTAATGGGTTTCCATTAGTCGTGTTAGGCGTTTTTGTGTTCGTGATCAGTTGCGGAAATTCGTTGTTTGCATCAATTTTCAGATAAATCCTGACCTGATTGTTTTTGAGGTCTGCCGTTCTTTTAAGTACAACGGGTACCCTGGCTGTATATGCTCCGGCATCTACCACCGTATTCAGAATGGTATAGTGTTGCCCGGAAATTGCAGTGGAAGTTGTTGGGTTAACAACAAGAGGAACTGTTCTGTTAACTGAGGCAGGAGCACCTGAAACCCTTACCGGAATAAAAATAGTATCCAGTAACCTGTTGTTCTCTTTTTCTGCAAAAGAGTAAGAGACACTGTCTCTGGACCCGGTCATCAATTCTTTATTTATATATATTCCCGGCAACTCCTGGTATAACAGGTCTTTCTTCTTGCAGGAAATCAAGGAAAGCAGCAGGCATAACATCAGCGTATGAGGCGCTTTATATTTTATAGTTCTTATTTTCATGATTTTTGCATTAACGGTTACCAAATTCGATTTCATCATCCGGAAGGGGGAAGGTATAAGTCAGGTTGCTCATCGCTACAGTAGAGCGGGGTATACTTGGTCTCTCCAGTCGTTTATAGAAAAAGAAAAGCTGGCCTTCTGCATAAAACTCCTTGATATACTCTTTCTCAATTTCAGCCATTCTTCTGTTTTCATCGAGAGTGATATTCAGGTTTTCGAGGCCACGCTGAGT
This region of Pedobacter steynii genomic DNA includes:
- a CDS encoding DUF4843 domain-containing protein, coding for MKIRTIKYKAPHTLMLCLLLSLISCKKKDLLYQELPGIYINKELMTGSRDSVSYSFAEKENNRLLDTIFIPVRVSGAPASVNRTVPLVVNPTTSTAISGQHYTILNTVVDAGAYTARVPVVLKRTADLKNNQVRIYLKIDANNEFPQLITNTKTPNTTNGNPLNIYTNVFLIKLSDQILKPDTWDLSGSWFKYFFGAYSAVKFKFIIDVTGRSVWPPYARYGENAPTSSQMDIYYSKMVTALYEYEVKNGPMLDENGNQVTFPKL
- a CDS encoding PKD-like family lipoprotein; translation: MKNKINLIFVLIILAALFASCAKDKGNYDLRPINEIAVTGLDTSKTYEVLLNDTLRINTDIKQENVQNGKYKYRWYVYSDNYDPAVELSAEKNLNKSIQVPIGNYTLVFTATDENTGIGTTKTARLMVNSRFSSGILVLEEKAQGGDISQIAFNGTIYRNLFSSANGGQFIPKPIGQLDGFYFDGGLAVQKPINIFLTSDSRNPIELNPETYQINKPFSEFMAIPPSGNIRLQTIQQSSRSNSIYAIVNGKMQFGFPTEETPIFEGALLGDYELAPFIITSTDGGRRVTVPVETSLISYDQKNGRFLWYSGYAIGEYNTYSKDMSAPGAFDPNNVKKKCFYAGYSNDYLYYNWLMKDDTGELYFYQLYPIATQKAAADYKVITDAPEMKTASIFAGSTQLPNIYFASQNKIYSYDYKSNRTRLIHSFPASEQITDMKFAVSRISEYENFYMALRTLDKIYIATYNGIEGKVNEFDVSGTGSLGTATKVYGGFGRITSMFYKEKR